The sequence CATGTCCGGCTCGCCGTTCGCGGGTTCCGCGGTCCGGCCGGTCTCGCTGGTCTGGGGCACGAGGGTTCCCCCATCTGGCTACGCCTGTTGCCAGAAAGGTAGGTTCTGGTCACGGCCGTGTCAAGAATGTCCGGTACCGCCCATGCCCGCCGACCGGACGACGCGCTTGATCCCGATCACGGTCCGATACCGGTCCCGGGCGGCGAACTCGTCCATGCGCCACACGACCGGACGCCCGACCTCGGCGCAGAGATGAAGAACCTGGTCGTCCTCGATCCAGACGCCGACATGGGCGCCCCAGGCGTCGCCCGTGGCGTTGAAGAGAACCAGATCCAACGGCCGGGCCTCCGAGACGGGTGTCGTCGCCGTCGTGTCGGCCCACAACTCGCTCGACCGCAACGCGGGCACCTCAAGCCCGAAGTGCCTGAGCACCTCGTACGCGAACAGCTGGCAGTTCGCGCCGTCGGCGATGCCGGGACGCTCGACGACGGCCTGTGATCCCGGATACCGGGCTCCGACATACCGAACAGCCCAGAAACCAGGTGGAA is a genomic window of Actinomadura citrea containing:
- a CDS encoding NlpC/P60 family protein, giving the protein MSGLPSRLPPGFWAVRYVGARYPGSQAVVERPGIADGANCQLFAYEVLRHFGLEVPALRSSELWADTTATTPVSEARPLDLVLFNATGDAWGAHVGVWIEDDQVLHLCAEVGRPVVWRMDEFAARDRYRTVIGIKRVVRSAGMGGTGHS